The following are encoded in a window of Flavobacteriales bacterium genomic DNA:
- a CDS encoding TrkA family potassium uptake protein encodes MKIAVFGLGNFGRSLSVKLTQMGHEVIAIDHDMTKVEGVKSEVSYAVCLESDDPVAMSTLPLSDVDVAVVAIGENEGANIMTTALLVNLKVKRIISRAITPLHEMVLNSMGVTEIMHPEEKAAEGLARKLNLRRLVDQFELPGGFTIAEIVVPDRFVGKPLNGITELTKRQLGLVTVLRKESEKSFMGRRSIKLGALGVMDPDFAPQKGDILVLFGTKDEVARFTGEND; translated from the coding sequence ATGAAGATCGCCGTATTCGGATTGGGCAATTTCGGCCGCTCGCTCTCCGTGAAGCTCACCCAGATGGGCCACGAGGTGATCGCCATAGACCATGACATGACCAAGGTGGAGGGCGTGAAGAGCGAGGTGAGCTACGCCGTGTGCCTGGAGAGCGACGACCCCGTGGCCATGAGCACCCTGCCGCTGAGTGATGTGGACGTGGCCGTGGTGGCCATCGGCGAGAACGAGGGCGCCAACATCATGACCACCGCCCTGCTGGTGAACCTGAAGGTGAAGCGCATCATCAGCCGCGCCATCACCCCGCTGCACGAGATGGTGCTCAACTCCATGGGCGTCACCGAGATCATGCACCCCGAGGAAAAGGCCGCCGAGGGCCTGGCGCGCAAGCTGAATTTGCGCCGTTTGGTGGACCAGTTCGAGCTGCCCGGCGGCTTCACCATCGCGGAGATCGTGGTGCCCGACCGTTTCGTGGGCAAACCGCTCAACGGCATCACGGAGCTCACCAAACGCCAGTTGGGCCTGGTGACCGTGCTGCGCAAGGAGAGTGAGAAGAGTTTCATGGGCCGCCGCTCCATCAAGCTGGGTGCCCTGGGGGTGATGGACCCCGACTTCGCCCCACAGAAGGGCGACATACTCGTGCTCTTCGGCACCAAGGATGAAGTGGCACGCTTCACCGGCGAGAACGATTGA
- a CDS encoding group III truncated hemoglobin encodes MPKPRDINTREDVQALVMAFYDSARPDKEIGHFFVDVDWGHHIPLITAFWCMVILGERDYQGDPMTAHMRLHQRMPMLPAHFDRWLALWERTVDDLFQGPKAEEAKQRARSIAGVMAHRVTGRQAG; translated from the coding sequence ATGCCGAAGCCACGGGACATCAACACACGTGAGGATGTGCAGGCCTTGGTCATGGCCTTCTACGATTCAGCCCGGCCGGACAAGGAGATCGGTCACTTCTTCGTCGATGTGGACTGGGGTCACCACATCCCGCTCATCACCGCCTTCTGGTGCATGGTGATCCTGGGCGAACGCGACTACCAAGGCGACCCCATGACCGCCCATATGCGGCTGCACCAGCGCATGCCCATGCTGCCGGCGCATTTCGATCGATGGCTGGCCCTCTGGGAACGCACCGTGGATGACCTGTTCCAAGGGCCCAAGGCCGAGGAGGCCAAGCAGCGGGCGCGGAGCATCGCCGGAGTGATGGCGCACAGGGTGACGGGGCGGCAGGCCGGTTAG
- a CDS encoding glucosaminidase domain-containing protein, producing the protein MARTHGMPGSVEMLKTLLLGLGFGLAGGVHAGDPPHEKRFTAEEYIQQWKAVAVRKMKEHGIPASITLAQGLLESGNGNSKLARDANNHFGIKCTSDWTGGKTYHDDDAKGECFRKYKNAEQSYEDHAKFLQRPRYSALFELPSTDYKGWAHGLKRAGYATDPSYASKLINLIERHELHKLDQGVDVAYKAPGRSDPKPAPQRQGRRPAIDGGAVTIGGGRPVEVFEGRIKYVRAKQGDTFRSVARELEMTHGMLARWNDLDKEAALSEGQRIYTQPKRNASRTAASHTAREGESLWSVSQEYGVKLDKLARYNGLDRGTRLSAGQEVHLRKPKR; encoded by the coding sequence ATGGCCAGAACGCACGGTATGCCAGGGTCTGTGGAAATGTTGAAAACCCTCCTGCTGGGGCTGGGTTTCGGCCTGGCCGGAGGTGTGCATGCAGGCGACCCGCCGCACGAGAAGCGTTTCACGGCCGAGGAATACATCCAGCAATGGAAGGCGGTGGCCGTTCGCAAGATGAAGGAGCATGGCATCCCGGCCAGCATCACCCTGGCCCAGGGGCTGCTGGAGAGTGGCAACGGCAACAGCAAACTGGCGCGCGATGCCAACAACCACTTCGGCATCAAGTGCACCAGCGACTGGACCGGTGGCAAGACCTACCACGATGATGACGCCAAGGGGGAGTGCTTCCGCAAGTACAAGAACGCCGAGCAGAGCTATGAGGACCACGCCAAGTTCCTCCAACGGCCGCGCTATTCGGCCTTGTTCGAGCTGCCTTCCACCGATTACAAGGGCTGGGCGCACGGGCTGAAGCGGGCGGGCTACGCCACCGACCCCAGCTACGCCTCCAAGCTCATCAACCTCATTGAGCGGCACGAGCTCCACAAGCTGGACCAAGGCGTGGATGTGGCCTACAAGGCTCCCGGCCGCAGCGATCCCAAGCCCGCACCACAGCGTCAGGGCCGCAGACCGGCCATCGATGGTGGCGCGGTCACCATCGGCGGCGGCAGGCCGGTGGAGGTCTTCGAGGGCCGTATCAAATACGTGCGAGCCAAGCAGGGTGACACGTTCCGCTCCGTCGCCCGCGAACTGGAGATGACCCACGGCATGCTGGCCCGCTGGAACGACCTGGACAAGGAAGCGGCGCTGAGCGAAGGCCAGCGCATCTACACGCAGCCCAAGCGCAACGCCTCCAGGACCGCCGCCAGCCACACCGCCCGCGAAGGCGAAAGCCTATGGAGCGTGAGTCAGGAGTATGGCGTGAAGCTGGACAAGCTGGCCAGATACAACGGCCTGGACCGTGGCACCCGCCTGAGTGCCGGGCAGGAGGTGCACCTCCGCAAGCCGAAGCGCTAA
- a CDS encoding urocanate hydratase, producing the protein MTTATSQDLDLFQRTIREGIPDVLPPAQAFDPGVSHAPKRKDILSGEEKKLALRNALRYFHQKHHAVLAPEFAAELKEHGRIYMYRLRPEHPMYARPIDQYPAKCWQAAAIMLMVQNNLDPAVAQHPHELITYGGNGAVLQNWAQYRLCMKYLSEMTDEQTLVVYSGHPLGLFPSHRDAPRVVVTNGMMIPNYSKPDDWERYNALGVTQYGQMTAGSYMYIGPQGIVHGTTITVLNACRMIKASPGTTGKLFVTAGLGGMSGAQPKAGNIAGVVTICAEVNATAAHKRHSQGWVDEVITDVDACIDAARAWQGKGEAHSIAYLGNIVDLWERLAAREVHVDLGSDQTSLHNPWAGGYYPVGLSYEESNALMVKDPEAFKQRVRESLKRQVAAINTLAERGMYFFDYGNAFLLESKRAGADIGGRHGEEFRYPSYVEDIMGPMCFDHGFGPFRWVCTSGDPKDLATSDRIAGDVLQDMLKAAPPEIGQQIADNLHWIRSAQENRLVVGSQARILYADSEGRIRIAEAFNAAIKRGEIGAPIVLGRDHHDVSGTDSPYRETANIRDGSRFTADMAVHNFVGDGFRGATWVSLHNGGGVGWGEVINGGFGLVLDGSADSERRLRSMLHWDVNNGIARRAWARNPNAVWSIEQEMKRTPLLKVTLPNEADDGLIDSALA; encoded by the coding sequence ATGACCACCGCCACTTCCCAAGACCTCGACCTTTTCCAGCGCACCATCCGCGAAGGCATCCCCGATGTCCTTCCGCCAGCGCAGGCGTTCGACCCCGGCGTGAGCCATGCGCCCAAACGCAAGGACATCCTCTCCGGTGAAGAGAAGAAGCTGGCCTTGCGCAATGCCCTTCGCTACTTCCATCAGAAGCACCATGCCGTGCTTGCCCCGGAATTCGCCGCCGAACTGAAGGAGCACGGCCGCATCTACATGTACCGCCTGCGACCGGAGCACCCGATGTACGCCCGGCCGATCGATCAGTACCCTGCTAAATGCTGGCAGGCGGCGGCCATCATGCTGATGGTCCAGAACAACCTGGATCCCGCCGTGGCCCAGCATCCCCACGAGTTGATCACCTACGGCGGCAATGGCGCGGTGTTGCAGAACTGGGCCCAGTACCGGCTGTGCATGAAGTACCTCTCGGAGATGACCGACGAGCAGACGCTGGTGGTGTACAGCGGCCACCCTTTGGGCCTCTTCCCCAGCCACCGCGACGCGCCGCGTGTGGTGGTGACCAATGGGATGATGATCCCCAACTACAGCAAGCCGGACGACTGGGAGCGATACAATGCCCTGGGCGTGACGCAGTATGGTCAAATGACCGCCGGCAGCTACATGTACATCGGTCCGCAGGGCATCGTGCATGGCACCACCATCACCGTGCTGAACGCCTGCCGCATGATCAAGGCATCACCCGGCACCACGGGCAAACTGTTCGTGACCGCCGGCCTTGGCGGCATGAGCGGTGCCCAGCCCAAGGCGGGCAACATCGCGGGGGTGGTCACCATCTGCGCGGAGGTGAATGCCACCGCTGCGCACAAGCGCCACAGCCAGGGCTGGGTGGATGAGGTGATCACGGACGTGGACGCGTGCATCGATGCCGCGCGTGCCTGGCAGGGGAAGGGCGAAGCACACAGCATCGCCTACCTCGGCAACATCGTGGACCTGTGGGAACGCCTCGCTGCGCGCGAGGTGCACGTGGACCTGGGCAGTGACCAGACCAGTTTGCACAACCCGTGGGCAGGCGGCTACTATCCCGTGGGCCTCAGCTACGAGGAGAGCAACGCACTCATGGTGAAGGATCCTGAAGCCTTCAAACAGCGGGTGCGGGAAAGCCTGAAGCGCCAAGTGGCGGCGATAAACACCCTCGCTGAGCGTGGCATGTACTTCTTCGACTACGGCAACGCCTTCCTGCTGGAGAGCAAGCGCGCGGGGGCGGACATCGGTGGAAGGCATGGCGAGGAGTTCCGTTACCCCAGCTATGTGGAGGATATCATGGGGCCGATGTGCTTCGACCACGGCTTCGGGCCCTTCCGTTGGGTGTGTACCAGTGGCGATCCGAAGGACCTGGCCACCAGCGACCGCATCGCGGGTGATGTGCTCCAGGACATGCTGAAAGCAGCGCCGCCCGAGATCGGCCAGCAGATCGCCGACAACCTGCACTGGATCCGCAGCGCGCAGGAGAACAGGCTGGTGGTGGGCAGCCAGGCGCGCATCCTCTATGCCGACAGCGAGGGCCGCATACGCATCGCGGAAGCCTTCAACGCGGCCATCAAGCGCGGTGAGATCGGCGCACCCATCGTATTGGGCCGCGACCACCACGATGTGAGCGGCACCGACAGTCCCTACCGCGAGACCGCCAACATCCGCGACGGCAGCCGCTTCACGGCCGACATGGCCGTGCACAACTTCGTGGGCGACGGTTTCCGCGGCGCCACCTGGGTCAGTCTGCACAATGGCGGCGGCGTGGGCTGGGGCGAAGTGATCAACGGCGGTTTCGGCCTGGTGCTCGACGGCAGCGCCGACAGCGAGCGCAGGCTGAGGAGCATGCTGCACTGGGACGTGAACAACGGCATCGCGCGCCGTGCCTGGGCCAGGAACCCCAATGCGGTATGGAGCATCGAGCAGGAGATGAAGCGCACGCCACTGCTGAAAGTGACCCTGCCCAACGAGGCGGACGATGGGCTGATCGACAGCGCGCTGGCCTGA
- a CDS encoding inorganic diphosphatase has protein sequence MERLAILVMCISLGCVHHEEDKESVEMRTPETLVAEPAPGPLNAVIEIPAGTVEKREYDPATGTFPISHRNGKPRLIRFLPYPANYGFIPGTLMDADDGGDGDALDVFVLCGAVPAGTVLGVVPIGIIELLDAGERDDKLLALPADPSLRTIDAGDLDQLPEGVQEILVTWLLNYDPEDGAELLAVKGRAEALAAVARWRTKTN, from the coding sequence ATGGAACGCCTGGCCATCCTGGTGATGTGCATATCCTTGGGATGCGTGCATCATGAAGAGGACAAGGAAAGTGTGGAAATGAGGACCCCGGAGACACTTGTGGCGGAACCCGCCCCCGGACCGCTCAACGCGGTGATCGAGATCCCCGCAGGGACCGTGGAGAAGCGCGAGTACGATCCCGCGACCGGCACCTTCCCGATCTCGCACCGGAATGGCAAGCCCCGGCTGATCCGCTTCCTGCCCTACCCCGCCAACTACGGCTTCATCCCCGGAACCCTGATGGACGCTGACGATGGCGGCGACGGCGATGCGCTGGATGTCTTCGTACTGTGCGGCGCAGTGCCCGCCGGCACCGTGCTTGGGGTGGTGCCCATCGGCATCATCGAATTGCTGGACGCCGGCGAAAGGGACGACAAGCTGTTGGCCTTGCCGGCCGATCCATCCCTGCGGACGATCGATGCCGGCGACCTGGACCAATTGCCAGAAGGCGTGCAGGAGATCCTCGTGACCTGGTTGCTGAACTACGACCCGGAGGACGGCGCGGAACTGCTGGCTGTGAAGGGCAGAGCGGAAGCGCTCGCGGCCGTGGCGCGCTGGCGCACGAAGACGAACTGA
- the pheT gene encoding phenylalanine--tRNA ligase subunit beta, translated as MRISWNWLKQYIDSDLTPHEAAEVLTSTGLEVESVETFEPLKGMLAGVVVGQVLECAKHPDADRLSVTVVDLGGQQAQIVCGAANVAAGQKVLVATVGTTLHMHDGGSLVIKRSKIRGVESHGMICAEDELGLGQSHEGILVLDPGAAVGTPAADYLKLTSDHVLEIGLTPNRTDAMGHVGVARDLIAALNHRRGLSLELKLPDVSAFAQDHDGDAVKVEVQAPVAAPRYAGVTLTDVRVGPSPQWLQDRLLAIGLKPINNVVDATNYVQHELAQPLHAFDADRLAGRRIVVRMAKAGESFVTLDEKERQLDAGDLVIADAEKPACIAGVFGGLRSGVAEGTTAVFLESAWFDPAHIRRTARRHSLNTDASFRFERGVDPDLTVYALKRAALLLKDVAGARIASPITDINDKPRTAREVPLRFAEVEHLTGVRIAADDIVRIMESLDFRIRERHAHGLHVVVPAYRTDVYRPADVIEEILRVHGYDQVPLPAHLMMPPVVHEALTLESLRQQGAAHLAARGLREVMTPSLVNGERCVNSGVAATEELVTLANPLSSELDVLRPTMLFGMLQAVAHNLNRQQRDLACFERGRTYRRDGDKVIETESLGIVLTGRRFAENWRSTARKADLFDAKEEVESLLQRLGLDTLATWEPTGHALLRDAHALRIKGRRCGELGEVAKPVLKTSDVSQAVYYAELDEDALLEACRAQEIGHMEVPRFPSVRRDLSLLLDEAVRFDALRKLAFNAERKLLQDVGLFDVYQGDKLPSGKKSYALSFILQDPAKTLTDEQVDKAMGRIRQALEQEAGAVVRS; from the coding sequence ATGCGCATCTCCTGGAATTGGCTCAAGCAGTACATCGATAGCGACCTGACCCCGCATGAGGCGGCCGAGGTGCTCACCAGTACCGGCCTCGAAGTGGAGAGCGTGGAGACCTTCGAGCCGTTGAAGGGCATGCTGGCCGGGGTGGTGGTGGGCCAGGTGCTGGAATGCGCCAAGCACCCCGATGCCGACCGCCTGAGCGTGACCGTGGTGGACCTCGGCGGGCAGCAGGCGCAGATCGTGTGCGGCGCTGCCAACGTGGCGGCCGGGCAGAAGGTGCTCGTGGCCACCGTGGGTACCACGCTGCACATGCATGATGGCGGCAGCCTGGTGATCAAGAGGAGCAAGATCCGCGGGGTGGAAAGCCACGGCATGATCTGCGCCGAGGATGAGCTGGGCCTGGGCCAAAGCCACGAAGGCATCCTGGTGCTCGATCCTGGTGCCGCCGTAGGCACACCCGCCGCGGACTACTTGAAGCTCACCAGCGACCATGTGCTGGAGATCGGCCTTACGCCCAACCGCACCGATGCCATGGGCCATGTGGGTGTGGCGCGCGACCTCATCGCCGCGTTGAACCACCGGCGTGGCCTCTCGCTGGAATTGAAGCTGCCGGATGTGTCGGCCTTTGCGCAGGACCACGACGGCGATGCGGTGAAGGTGGAGGTGCAGGCCCCGGTGGCCGCGCCGCGCTATGCCGGGGTCACGCTCACCGATGTGCGCGTGGGCCCTTCGCCACAATGGTTGCAGGACCGCCTGCTGGCCATCGGCCTGAAGCCTATCAACAACGTGGTGGACGCCACCAACTACGTACAGCACGAACTCGCCCAGCCCCTCCACGCCTTCGATGCCGACAGGCTCGCCGGTCGCCGCATCGTGGTGCGCATGGCGAAGGCCGGTGAGTCCTTTGTCACGCTGGATGAGAAGGAGCGCCAACTGGATGCGGGCGACCTGGTGATCGCCGATGCGGAGAAGCCGGCCTGCATCGCGGGTGTCTTCGGCGGTCTGAGGAGCGGTGTTGCTGAAGGCACCACCGCGGTCTTTCTGGAGAGCGCGTGGTTCGATCCGGCGCACATCCGCCGCACGGCGCGCCGCCACAGCCTCAACACCGATGCCTCCTTCCGCTTCGAGCGCGGTGTGGACCCCGATCTTACCGTGTACGCCCTGAAGCGCGCGGCCTTGCTGCTGAAGGATGTGGCCGGTGCGCGTATCGCATCGCCCATCACCGACATCAACGACAAACCACGCACCGCGCGCGAAGTGCCATTGCGCTTCGCCGAGGTGGAACATCTCACCGGTGTGCGTATCGCTGCGGACGACATCGTCCGCATCATGGAGTCGCTCGACTTCCGCATCCGGGAGCGCCATGCGCATGGGCTGCACGTGGTGGTGCCCGCCTACCGCACGGACGTGTACCGCCCTGCGGATGTGATCGAGGAGATCTTGCGCGTCCACGGCTATGACCAGGTGCCGCTGCCGGCGCATCTGATGATGCCGCCGGTGGTCCACGAGGCGCTCACCCTGGAAAGCCTTCGTCAGCAAGGCGCCGCGCACCTCGCCGCGCGTGGCCTTCGTGAGGTGATGACCCCCTCGCTGGTGAACGGCGAACGCTGCGTGAATAGCGGGGTGGCCGCGACGGAAGAACTCGTCACACTCGCCAACCCGCTCAGCTCGGAGTTGGACGTGCTGCGCCCCACCATGCTTTTCGGCATGCTGCAGGCCGTGGCCCATAACCTCAATCGGCAGCAACGCGACCTGGCCTGCTTCGAGCGGGGCCGCACCTATCGCCGCGATGGTGACAAGGTCATCGAAACGGAATCGCTTGGCATCGTGCTCACCGGGCGGCGTTTCGCCGAGAACTGGCGGAGCACAGCACGCAAGGCCGACCTCTTCGATGCGAAGGAGGAGGTGGAAAGCCTGCTGCAGCGGCTGGGCTTGGATACGCTCGCCACTTGGGAGCCGACCGGACATGCCCTGCTTCGCGATGCGCACGCCCTGCGCATCAAAGGCCGCCGCTGTGGCGAACTCGGTGAAGTGGCCAAGCCTGTGCTGAAGACCAGCGATGTATCGCAAGCGGTGTACTATGCCGAGCTTGATGAGGACGCTTTGCTCGAGGCCTGCCGCGCGCAGGAGATCGGCCACATGGAGGTGCCGCGCTTTCCCAGCGTGCGTCGCGACCTGAGCCTGTTGCTCGACGAGGCCGTGCGTTTCGACGCGCTGCGCAAGCTGGCCTTCAATGCCGAACGCAAATTGCTGCAGGATGTCGGGCTTTTCGATGTGTACCAGGGCGACAAGTTGCCCTCCGGCAAGAAGAGCTACGCGCTGAGCTTCATCCTGCAGGACCCTGCCAAGACCCTGACCGACGAACAGGTGGACAAGGCGATGGGCCGCATCCGGCAAGCCTTGGAGCAGGAAGCCGGCGCGGTGGTGCGGAGCTGA